A DNA window from Streptococcus sp. LPB0220 contains the following coding sequences:
- a CDS encoding TIGR01906 family membrane protein produces MLKSLKSINQFFFILSATILLTIGLAWVLYPMEIHWLEIQSRTGFSASVIMKNFNVLMNYLTNPFQWVLKMPQFPSSKNGLHHFEAVKYLFHLVTVVFLVTLPGFIQFMRTVVKNGYLALYRSLFFWMMVLPVVLAVMTVIIGFDQFFTLFHQVLFAGDNTWLFDPRVDSIILALPEDYFMHAFLIFFVLYEGVCACFYLFSRRKK; encoded by the coding sequence ATGCTTAAAAGTTTAAAATCAATCAACCAATTTTTCTTTATCTTGTCAGCTACAATCCTTCTCACCATTGGCCTAGCATGGGTCCTCTATCCCATGGAGATCCATTGGTTGGAGATTCAAAGCCGAACTGGTTTTTCGGCTTCAGTCATCATGAAGAATTTTAATGTCTTGATGAACTACTTGACCAATCCTTTTCAATGGGTGTTGAAGATGCCTCAATTCCCCTCTTCCAAAAATGGCTTGCACCATTTTGAGGCCGTCAAGTACCTGTTTCATTTGGTGACGGTCGTTTTCTTGGTCACTCTACCTGGTTTTATCCAGTTTATGCGGACAGTCGTCAAAAATGGCTACCTGGCCCTGTACCGTAGTCTCTTCTTTTGGATGATGGTTTTACCAGTAGTGCTTGCAGTGATGACTGTTATAATTGGCTTTGATCAATTCTTTACTCTCTTTCATCAAGTCTTATTTGCTGGGGACAATACTTGGCTCTTTGATCCGCGCGTGGATTCGATTATTCTTGCATTACCAGAAGACTACTTTATGCATGCCTTTTTGATTTTCTTTGTCTTATACGAAGGAGTCTGTGCGTGTTTTTATCTATTTTCTAGGAGGAAGAAATGA
- a CDS encoding TIGR01457 family HAD-type hydrolase, with protein sequence MHYKGYLIDLDGTIYKGKSRIPAGEAFVHELQAREIPYLFVTNNTTRTPETVRDMLATHFNIKTPVSTIYTATLATIDYMNDQNLGKKVYVIGEAGLKDAIEEAGYIIDEEAPDYVVIGLDWQVDYEKFAIATLAIQKGAHFIGTNPDLNIPTERGLMPGAGSLIALVEAATRVEPVIIGKPKAIIMDKAIEHLGLEREEVVMVGDNYLTDIRAGIDNGIPTLLVTTGFTKPEEVPTLPIAPTHVVSSLAEWDFDA encoded by the coding sequence TGGATGGCACTATTTACAAAGGAAAATCACGAATTCCTGCAGGAGAAGCTTTTGTTCATGAATTGCAGGCGCGTGAGATTCCCTATCTCTTTGTGACCAACAATACAACCCGCACACCAGAGACTGTTCGGGATATGCTGGCTACTCATTTCAATATAAAAACCCCAGTTTCGACTATCTATACAGCTACCCTTGCGACCATTGACTACATGAATGACCAAAATTTGGGCAAAAAGGTCTATGTGATCGGAGAAGCGGGGCTCAAAGACGCTATTGAAGAAGCTGGCTATATCATCGATGAAGAAGCACCTGATTATGTGGTGATTGGCCTGGATTGGCAAGTGGATTATGAGAAGTTTGCTATTGCGACCTTGGCGATTCAAAAAGGAGCACACTTTATTGGGACCAATCCGGACCTGAACATTCCAACAGAGCGTGGCTTGATGCCAGGTGCAGGATCCTTGATTGCGCTTGTAGAGGCTGCGACACGGGTCGAGCCTGTGATCATTGGAAAACCAAAGGCCATCATCATGGATAAGGCTATTGAACACTTGGGTCTTGAAAGAGAAGAAGTCGTTATGGTAGGAGATAATTATCTAACAGATATTCGTGCAGGTATTGACAATGGGATTCCAACCCTTTTGGTGACGACTGGTTTTACCAAACCAGAAGAAGTGCCAACCTTACCAATTGCACCGACACATGTTGTTTCCAGTTTAGCGGAGTGGGATTTTGATGCTTAA